Proteins found in one Miscanthus floridulus cultivar M001 chromosome 4, ASM1932011v1, whole genome shotgun sequence genomic segment:
- the LOC136550060 gene encoding pentatricopeptide repeat-containing protein At4g01400, mitochondrial: MLPSPPAISPARLHKLVTSQQDPLLALELVTVTSPTTTPHPATLHSLLLRLARRRDHLPHALALLRRLPSPPSPRLLLPLLLAVLRLRRPPQLFLSTFNSLFVSGPSPLPLHPQLLLRLLGALSSTPSHFPSALHLLRLVSSRLPLPAPLVLASHNLLIDAAARSGHVAVSLSLFHRLRSLHVSPDADTYRILTQSLCRKAQVRTAATLLDEMLHRGIPADPLAYTTVLNALCRKKQLREAYRLLCLMRGRGVSPDIVHYNTVIVGMCREGRPLDACKVVGDMVESGCTPNAVTYATVVNGLCVSGLYDKAEAYLVDMVGKGLVPHFSVFHSVIKGCCTVGKVEEAAQIMSWMLDLGVVPHVESWSSVIRYVCNDEDCIEAELLQMVQLGK; the protein is encoded by the coding sequence ATGCTCCCATCGCCGCCGGCGATATCGCCGGCGCGGCTGCACAAACTGGTGACGTCGCAGCAGGACCCGCTCCTCGCGCTAGAGCTCGTCACCGTCACCTCCCCGACAACCACGCCGCACCCTGCCACGCTGCACTCTCtcctgctccgcctcgcccgccgCCGCGACCACCTACCCCACGCGCTCgcgctcctccgccgcctcccgtCCCCGCCGTCCCCGCGCCTCCTGCTCCCGCTTCTCCTCGCGGTGCTCCGGCTCCGCCGGCCGCCTCAGCTCTTTCTCTCCACCTTCAACTCCCTCTTCGTCTCGGGGCCCAGCCCTTTACCGCTCCACCCccagctcctcctccgcctcctcggcGCCCTATCCTCCACCCCTTCCCACTTCCCGTCTGCGCTTCACCTCCTTCGCCTCGTCTCCTCGCGGCTACCCCTCCCCGCTCCGCTCGTCCTTGCCTCCCACAACCTGCTCATCGACGCCGCGGCTCGATCCGGCCACGTCGCCGTGTCACTCTCCCTCTTCCACCGCCTCCGCTCACTTCATGTATCGCCCGATGCCGACACCTACCGCATCCTTACCCAGTCACTCTGCCGCAAGGCCCAGGTCCGCACAGCGGCTACACTGCTCGACGAAATGCTGCACAGGGGCATCCCTGCCGATCCGCTGGCGTACACCACCGTGCTGAACGCTCTCTGCCGCAAGAAGCAGCTCCGAGAGGCATACCGCCTGCTCTGTCTCATGCGAGGCCGTGGAGTCTCCCCTGATATTGTGCATTACAACACGGTCATTGTCGGGATGTGCCGCGAGGGGCGGCCACTGGATGCCTGCAAGGTTGTTGGTGATATGGTGGAGAGTGGATGTACACCGAATGCAGTGACATATGCCACAGTGGTGAATGGTCTGTGCGTAAGCGGATTATATGATAAGGCGGAGGCTTACCTGGTGGACATGGTTGGTAAGGGGCTTGTGCCACATTTCTCGGTGTTTCATTCAGTTATCAAGGGTTGCTGTACAGTTGGGAAAGTAGAAGAGGCTGCACAAATTATGAGTTGGATGCTTGATCTTGGAGTGGTTCCGCATGTTGAGAGCTGGAGTTCAGTGATCAGGTATGTTTGTAATGATGAGGATTGTATTGAGGCAgaattgttgcagatggtacagttggGAAAGTAG
- the LOC136550059 gene encoding uncharacterized protein isoform X1, producing the protein MALFALRLGPLLPAPPHRRRVLRNRCQGRIVASNAATPVRDGGTAAVVWFKHDLRIDDHPGLAAAVSEPRRPVVPLYVFDRRILAGYSDKMLELLLFALKDLKMALKSQDSDLLIGLGNAEDVVLKLVNEVQAGLIFTEEEVEYRVRDVLANVESSLSNGSFSWGSPPKIVAWSAPLYDYKNLAAVSTSHDEFLKKKLPLATPLAAATLPALNLELDTGPLPTLEELKCFLKDIAPEDNWASLKSMSAISILKKTISQRKIKSNATLSTSNGENIEDITMDSGSSRKRIINSMFASENSLEVRGGTDITLDALSAYLKYLEGTGNASWQELHDKVRLAETRYGASFYILFGPAIQLGVISRRKAYMETIQYEKDRNAGFLSPFGYSTPTVTAAVDAICSMEWYWLLASKSQVCVEGKYPIRIWRWKGYLVQYTFLGNEGPAVLLLHGFGAFLEHFRDNIDKIADMGHRVWAITLVGFGKSEKPNVNYSELFWSELLRDFIVDIVREPVHLLGNSIGGYICAIAAGLWPSLAKSLIILNSAGSVVPNYSFVPLSEQERRTSSWLSRLQAQLLLLFLRARAEGILKEYYPTRTERVDKPLLDQIVRASYDPGAATVLESVFNFNLSIPLNFLFDSFGGKILVIQGMKDPLTKSEAFVTMLREHCSKVQIRELNAGHAPHDEVPDEVNTILCKWVEQIEVKPALEKTKAI; encoded by the exons ATGGCTCTGTTCGCGCTCCGGCTCGGGCCGCTTCTCCCAGCCCCGCCCCACCGCCGTCGGGTCCTGCGGAACCGATGCCAGGGCCGGATCGTCGCCTCCAATGCCGCCACCCCCGTGAGGGACGGGGGCACGGCCGCGGTGGTGTGGTTTAAGCATGACCTCCGCATCGACGACCACCcgggcctcgccgccgccgtctcggAGCCGCGGCGCCCCGTCGTGCCGCTCTACGTCTTCGACCGACGCATCCTCGCCG GCTATTCAGATAAAATGCTGGAACTACTGCTATTTGCTCTGAAAGATCTTAAGATGGCGTTGAAATCTCAAGATTCTGATTTGCTCATAGGCCTGGGAAACGCTGAAGATGTCGTGCTGAAGCTTGTGAATGAG GTACAAGCAGGTCTCATTTTTACAGAAGAAGAAGTTGAATATAGAGTGCGTGATGTTCTGGCGAATGTTGAATCATCTTTATCTAATGGGTCATTCTCATGGGGAAGCCCTCCCAAGATAGTGGCTTGGAGTGCCCCATTGTATGACTATAAG AATTTGGCAGCAGTATCGACATCACATGACGAATTTTTAAAGAAAAAATTACCATTGGCCACACCTCTTGCTGCGGCAACTTTGCCTGCTCTAAATTTGGAGTTAGACACAG GTCCTCTACCCActctggaagaattaaaatgtTTCCTGAAAGACATAGCACCAGAGGATAATTGGGCTTCTCTCAAGAGCATGTCTGCAATATCTATTCTTAAAAAGACAATCAGTCAAAGGAAGATCAAAAGTAATGCTACATTAAGCACCAGCAATGGAGAAAACATAGAGGATATCACCATGGATTCTGGTTCATCAAGAAAGAGGATTATAAACTCAATGTTTGCATCAGAAAACTCACTGGAAGTTAGGGGTGGAACAGATATTACTTTGGATGCTTTGTCTGCTTACCTAAAATACCTGGAAGGCACAGGAAATGCTAGTTGGCAAGA GCTGCATGATAAAGTGCGCTTAGCTGAAACCAGATATGGTGCTTCATTCTACATCTTATTTGGTCCTGCAATTCAGCTTGGAGTCATATCTAGGAGGAAAGCTTACATGGAGACTATTCAATATGAAAAAGATCGCAATGCAGGTTTTCTATCACCATTTGGGTACTCAACACCTACAGTGACAGCAGCAGTTGATGCTATATGTTCGATGGAG TGGTATTGGCTCTTGGCATCAAAATCCCAAGTATGCGTTGAGGGGAAATATCCTATAAGAATTTGGAGATGGAAGGGTTATCTTGTACAG TACACCTTTCTTGGCAATGAAGgtccagctgttcttcttctgcaTGGTTTTGGAGCTTTCCTGGAGCATTTTCGTGACAATATAGACAAGATTGCTGATATGGGCCACCGAGTTTGGGCAATTACTCTTGTTGGCTTTGGGAAATCAGAGAAACCAAATGTCAACTATTCAGAACTTTTCTGGTCAGAACTACTGAGAGACTTCATTGTCGATATTGTGAGGGAGCCTGTTCATCTTCTTGGCAATTCTATTGGAG GTTATATCTGTGCTATTGCTGCTGGTTTATGGCCTTCTCTTGCAAAATCTCTGATTATTTTAAACTCAGCTGGTTCAGTTGTTCCAAATTACTCCTTCGTCCCACTGAGTGAA CAGGAAAGACGAACATCATCATGGCTTTCCAGGTTGCAGGCACAGCTTCTTTTGCTCTTCTTGAGGGCAAGAGCAGAAGGCATTCTTAAAGAATATTATCCTACA AGAACCGAACGGGTGGACAAGCCACTTTTGGACCAGATTGTAAGAGCT TCATATGATCCTGGCGCTGCAACAGTCCTTGAGAGTGTATTCAACTTCAATCTTTCAATTCCTCTTAACTTTTTATTTGATTCTTTTGGAGGAAAGATATTGGTTATCCAG GGTATGAAAGATCCCCTTACAAAATCTGAGGCGTTTGTTACCATGCTTCGAGAGCATTGCAGCAAGGTTCAAATCAGAGAGTTGAATGCAG GGCATGCTCCACATGATGAAGTTCCAGATGAAGTAAATACCATACTATGTAAATGGGTGGAACAGATTGAAGTTAAGCCAGCCCTAGAGAAGACCAAGGCAATATAA
- the LOC136550059 gene encoding uncharacterized protein isoform X2: MALFALRLGPLLPAPPHRRRVLRNRCQGRIVASNAATPVRDGGTAAVVWFKHDLRIDDHPGLAAAVSEPRRPVVPLYVFDRRILAGYSDKMLELLLFALKDLKMALKSQDSDLLIGLGNAEDVVLKLVNEVQAGLIFTEEEVEYRVRDVLANVESSLSNGSFSWGSPPKIVAWSAPLYDYKNLAAVSTSHDEFLKKKLPLATPLAAATLPALNLELDTGPLPTLEELKCFLKDIAPEDNWASLKSMSAISILKKTISQRKIKSNATLSTSNGENIEDITMDSGSSRKRIINSMFASENSLEVRGGTDITLDALSAYLKYLEGTGNASWQELHDKVRLAETRYGASFYILFGPAIQLGVISRRKAYMETIQYEKDRNAGFLSPFGYSTPTVTAAVDAICSMEWYWLLASKSQVCVEGKYPIRIWRWKGYLVQYTFLGNEGPAVLLLHGFGAFLEHFRDNIDKIADMGHRVWAITLVGFGKSEKPNVNYSELFWSELLRDFIVDIVREPVHLLGNSIGGYICAIAAGLWPSLAKSLIILNSAGSVVPNYSFVPLSEERRTSSWLSRLQAQLLLLFLRARAEGILKEYYPTRTERVDKPLLDQIVRASYDPGAATVLESVFNFNLSIPLNFLFDSFGGKILVIQGMKDPLTKSEAFVTMLREHCSKVQIRELNAGHAPHDEVPDEVNTILCKWVEQIEVKPALEKTKAI, encoded by the exons ATGGCTCTGTTCGCGCTCCGGCTCGGGCCGCTTCTCCCAGCCCCGCCCCACCGCCGTCGGGTCCTGCGGAACCGATGCCAGGGCCGGATCGTCGCCTCCAATGCCGCCACCCCCGTGAGGGACGGGGGCACGGCCGCGGTGGTGTGGTTTAAGCATGACCTCCGCATCGACGACCACCcgggcctcgccgccgccgtctcggAGCCGCGGCGCCCCGTCGTGCCGCTCTACGTCTTCGACCGACGCATCCTCGCCG GCTATTCAGATAAAATGCTGGAACTACTGCTATTTGCTCTGAAAGATCTTAAGATGGCGTTGAAATCTCAAGATTCTGATTTGCTCATAGGCCTGGGAAACGCTGAAGATGTCGTGCTGAAGCTTGTGAATGAG GTACAAGCAGGTCTCATTTTTACAGAAGAAGAAGTTGAATATAGAGTGCGTGATGTTCTGGCGAATGTTGAATCATCTTTATCTAATGGGTCATTCTCATGGGGAAGCCCTCCCAAGATAGTGGCTTGGAGTGCCCCATTGTATGACTATAAG AATTTGGCAGCAGTATCGACATCACATGACGAATTTTTAAAGAAAAAATTACCATTGGCCACACCTCTTGCTGCGGCAACTTTGCCTGCTCTAAATTTGGAGTTAGACACAG GTCCTCTACCCActctggaagaattaaaatgtTTCCTGAAAGACATAGCACCAGAGGATAATTGGGCTTCTCTCAAGAGCATGTCTGCAATATCTATTCTTAAAAAGACAATCAGTCAAAGGAAGATCAAAAGTAATGCTACATTAAGCACCAGCAATGGAGAAAACATAGAGGATATCACCATGGATTCTGGTTCATCAAGAAAGAGGATTATAAACTCAATGTTTGCATCAGAAAACTCACTGGAAGTTAGGGGTGGAACAGATATTACTTTGGATGCTTTGTCTGCTTACCTAAAATACCTGGAAGGCACAGGAAATGCTAGTTGGCAAGA GCTGCATGATAAAGTGCGCTTAGCTGAAACCAGATATGGTGCTTCATTCTACATCTTATTTGGTCCTGCAATTCAGCTTGGAGTCATATCTAGGAGGAAAGCTTACATGGAGACTATTCAATATGAAAAAGATCGCAATGCAGGTTTTCTATCACCATTTGGGTACTCAACACCTACAGTGACAGCAGCAGTTGATGCTATATGTTCGATGGAG TGGTATTGGCTCTTGGCATCAAAATCCCAAGTATGCGTTGAGGGGAAATATCCTATAAGAATTTGGAGATGGAAGGGTTATCTTGTACAG TACACCTTTCTTGGCAATGAAGgtccagctgttcttcttctgcaTGGTTTTGGAGCTTTCCTGGAGCATTTTCGTGACAATATAGACAAGATTGCTGATATGGGCCACCGAGTTTGGGCAATTACTCTTGTTGGCTTTGGGAAATCAGAGAAACCAAATGTCAACTATTCAGAACTTTTCTGGTCAGAACTACTGAGAGACTTCATTGTCGATATTGTGAGGGAGCCTGTTCATCTTCTTGGCAATTCTATTGGAG GTTATATCTGTGCTATTGCTGCTGGTTTATGGCCTTCTCTTGCAAAATCTCTGATTATTTTAAACTCAGCTGGTTCAGTTGTTCCAAATTACTCCTTCGTCCCACTGAGTGAA GAAAGACGAACATCATCATGGCTTTCCAGGTTGCAGGCACAGCTTCTTTTGCTCTTCTTGAGGGCAAGAGCAGAAGGCATTCTTAAAGAATATTATCCTACA AGAACCGAACGGGTGGACAAGCCACTTTTGGACCAGATTGTAAGAGCT TCATATGATCCTGGCGCTGCAACAGTCCTTGAGAGTGTATTCAACTTCAATCTTTCAATTCCTCTTAACTTTTTATTTGATTCTTTTGGAGGAAAGATATTGGTTATCCAG GGTATGAAAGATCCCCTTACAAAATCTGAGGCGTTTGTTACCATGCTTCGAGAGCATTGCAGCAAGGTTCAAATCAGAGAGTTGAATGCAG GGCATGCTCCACATGATGAAGTTCCAGATGAAGTAAATACCATACTATGTAAATGGGTGGAACAGATTGAAGTTAAGCCAGCCCTAGAGAAGACCAAGGCAATATAA
- the LOC136550059 gene encoding uncharacterized protein isoform X3, with the protein MRSLCKVQAGLIFTEEEVEYRVRDVLANVESSLSNGSFSWGSPPKIVAWSAPLYDYKNLAAVSTSHDEFLKKKLPLATPLAAATLPALNLELDTGPLPTLEELKCFLKDIAPEDNWASLKSMSAISILKKTISQRKIKSNATLSTSNGENIEDITMDSGSSRKRIINSMFASENSLEVRGGTDITLDALSAYLKYLEGTGNASWQELHDKVRLAETRYGASFYILFGPAIQLGVISRRKAYMETIQYEKDRNAGFLSPFGYSTPTVTAAVDAICSMEWYWLLASKSQVCVEGKYPIRIWRWKGYLVQYTFLGNEGPAVLLLHGFGAFLEHFRDNIDKIADMGHRVWAITLVGFGKSEKPNVNYSELFWSELLRDFIVDIVREPVHLLGNSIGGYICAIAAGLWPSLAKSLIILNSAGSVVPNYSFVPLSEQERRTSSWLSRLQAQLLLLFLRARAEGILKEYYPTRTERVDKPLLDQIVRASYDPGAATVLESVFNFNLSIPLNFLFDSFGGKILVIQGMKDPLTKSEAFVTMLREHCSKVQIRELNAGHAPHDEVPDEVNTILCKWVEQIEVKPALEKTKAI; encoded by the exons ATGAGGTCACTATGCAAG GTACAAGCAGGTCTCATTTTTACAGAAGAAGAAGTTGAATATAGAGTGCGTGATGTTCTGGCGAATGTTGAATCATCTTTATCTAATGGGTCATTCTCATGGGGAAGCCCTCCCAAGATAGTGGCTTGGAGTGCCCCATTGTATGACTATAAG AATTTGGCAGCAGTATCGACATCACATGACGAATTTTTAAAGAAAAAATTACCATTGGCCACACCTCTTGCTGCGGCAACTTTGCCTGCTCTAAATTTGGAGTTAGACACAG GTCCTCTACCCActctggaagaattaaaatgtTTCCTGAAAGACATAGCACCAGAGGATAATTGGGCTTCTCTCAAGAGCATGTCTGCAATATCTATTCTTAAAAAGACAATCAGTCAAAGGAAGATCAAAAGTAATGCTACATTAAGCACCAGCAATGGAGAAAACATAGAGGATATCACCATGGATTCTGGTTCATCAAGAAAGAGGATTATAAACTCAATGTTTGCATCAGAAAACTCACTGGAAGTTAGGGGTGGAACAGATATTACTTTGGATGCTTTGTCTGCTTACCTAAAATACCTGGAAGGCACAGGAAATGCTAGTTGGCAAGA GCTGCATGATAAAGTGCGCTTAGCTGAAACCAGATATGGTGCTTCATTCTACATCTTATTTGGTCCTGCAATTCAGCTTGGAGTCATATCTAGGAGGAAAGCTTACATGGAGACTATTCAATATGAAAAAGATCGCAATGCAGGTTTTCTATCACCATTTGGGTACTCAACACCTACAGTGACAGCAGCAGTTGATGCTATATGTTCGATGGAG TGGTATTGGCTCTTGGCATCAAAATCCCAAGTATGCGTTGAGGGGAAATATCCTATAAGAATTTGGAGATGGAAGGGTTATCTTGTACAG TACACCTTTCTTGGCAATGAAGgtccagctgttcttcttctgcaTGGTTTTGGAGCTTTCCTGGAGCATTTTCGTGACAATATAGACAAGATTGCTGATATGGGCCACCGAGTTTGGGCAATTACTCTTGTTGGCTTTGGGAAATCAGAGAAACCAAATGTCAACTATTCAGAACTTTTCTGGTCAGAACTACTGAGAGACTTCATTGTCGATATTGTGAGGGAGCCTGTTCATCTTCTTGGCAATTCTATTGGAG GTTATATCTGTGCTATTGCTGCTGGTTTATGGCCTTCTCTTGCAAAATCTCTGATTATTTTAAACTCAGCTGGTTCAGTTGTTCCAAATTACTCCTTCGTCCCACTGAGTGAA CAGGAAAGACGAACATCATCATGGCTTTCCAGGTTGCAGGCACAGCTTCTTTTGCTCTTCTTGAGGGCAAGAGCAGAAGGCATTCTTAAAGAATATTATCCTACA AGAACCGAACGGGTGGACAAGCCACTTTTGGACCAGATTGTAAGAGCT TCATATGATCCTGGCGCTGCAACAGTCCTTGAGAGTGTATTCAACTTCAATCTTTCAATTCCTCTTAACTTTTTATTTGATTCTTTTGGAGGAAAGATATTGGTTATCCAG GGTATGAAAGATCCCCTTACAAAATCTGAGGCGTTTGTTACCATGCTTCGAGAGCATTGCAGCAAGGTTCAAATCAGAGAGTTGAATGCAG GGCATGCTCCACATGATGAAGTTCCAGATGAAGTAAATACCATACTATGTAAATGGGTGGAACAGATTGAAGTTAAGCCAGCCCTAGAGAAGACCAAGGCAATATAA